The Xenopus tropicalis strain Nigerian chromosome 7, UCB_Xtro_10.0, whole genome shotgun sequence genome includes a region encoding these proteins:
- the LOC101730792 gene encoding trypsin-3: MGAITSALLPLNRPAFYNAFVSVVPLPIQGVSPIEGRLCQVSGWGFTSTIGGKPSDTLRSVKLPIVPMRKCNSSASYAGHITSNMICAGFITGGKDACQGDSGGPLVCDGKVYGVVSWGHSCANPKYPGVYTAVANFQRWIYRTIV, translated from the exons ATGGGCGCCATCACCTCAGCGCTACTGCCG CTAAATCGCCCGGCATTTTACAACGCGTTTGTATCAGTAGTGCCGTTGCCCATACAAGGGGTAAGTCCTATTGAAGGCCGTTTGTGCCAAGTTTCTGGCTGGGGTTTCACCAGCACCATTGGAGGGAAGCCCTCGGATACCCTGCGAAGTGTGAAACTGCCCATAGTTCCAATGCGAAAATGTAACAGCTCCGCCTCCTACGCCGGACACATCACAAGCAACATGATCTGTGCCGGCTTCATCACTGGAGGAAAAGATGCCTGTCAG GGAGATTCTGGGGGCCCCCTGGTGTGCGATGGGAAGGTCTATGGCGTTGTATCCTGGGGTCACAGCTGCGCGAACCCCAAATACCCCGGAGTATATACTGCAGTGGCCAACTTCCAAAGGTGGATCTACAGGACAATCGTTTAA